The Pseudomonas parafulva genome window below encodes:
- a CDS encoding ABC transporter permease — translation MNIDLHGFGPAMMAGTLMTVKLALCALLLGLILGLLGALAKTSPFKPLQWLGGTYSTLVRGVPELLWVLLIYFGTVGLMNSLGEALNMPGLELSAFAAGVIALGLCFGAYATEVFRGAILAIPKGHREAGLALGLSKGRILSRIILPQMWRVALPGLGNLFMILMKDTALVSVIGLEEIMRHAQIGVTVTKEPFTFYAVAACIYLCLTIVAMIGMHFLEQRAARGFARAAQ, via the coding sequence ATGAATATCGATCTGCACGGATTCGGTCCGGCCATGATGGCCGGCACCCTGATGACCGTAAAACTGGCGCTCTGTGCCCTGCTGCTGGGGCTGATCCTCGGCCTGCTCGGCGCCCTGGCCAAGACCTCCCCGTTCAAGCCCTTGCAGTGGCTGGGCGGCACCTACTCGACCCTGGTTCGCGGCGTGCCTGAACTGCTGTGGGTCCTGTTGATCTATTTCGGCACCGTCGGGCTGATGAACAGTCTCGGCGAGGCCCTGAACATGCCGGGCCTGGAACTCAGCGCCTTCGCCGCCGGGGTGATCGCCCTGGGGCTGTGCTTCGGCGCCTATGCCACGGAAGTGTTCCGCGGCGCCATCCTGGCGATTCCCAAAGGCCATCGCGAAGCGGGCCTGGCGCTGGGGCTGTCCAAAGGCCGCATCCTGTCGCGCATCATCCTGCCGCAGATGTGGCGCGTGGCCCTGCCGGGGCTGGGCAACCTGTTCATGATCCTGATGAAGGACACTGCGCTGGTGTCGGTGATCGGCCTGGAAGAAATCATGCGTCACGCGCAGATCGGCGTGACCGTGACCAAGGAGCCGTTCACCTTCTACGCCGTGGCCGCGTGCATCTACCTGTGCCTGACCATCGTCGCCATGATCGGCATGCATTTCCTTGAACAACGCGCCGCTCGCGGCTTCGCGAGGGCTGCGCAATGA
- a CDS encoding ABC transporter permease — protein sequence MNWEVIIKWLPRLAQGATLTLELLAIAVIAGLILAIPLGIARTSRHWYVRALPYGYIFFFRGTPLLVQLFLVYYGLAQFDVVRSSSLWPYLRDPFWCTVLTMTLHTAAYIAEILRGALQAIPKGEIEAARALGMSRGKALVYIMLPRAARIGLPAYSNEVILMLKASALASTVTLLELTGMARTIIARTYLPVEIFFAAGVFYLLISFVLVQGFKLLERWLRVDACQGR from the coding sequence ATGAACTGGGAAGTGATCATCAAGTGGCTGCCGCGCCTGGCCCAGGGCGCTACGCTCACCCTCGAACTACTGGCCATCGCCGTCATCGCCGGGCTGATCCTGGCCATCCCGCTGGGCATCGCCCGCACCTCGCGCCATTGGTACGTGCGCGCCCTGCCCTACGGCTACATCTTCTTCTTCCGTGGCACGCCGCTGCTGGTGCAACTGTTCCTGGTGTACTACGGCCTGGCGCAGTTCGACGTGGTGCGCAGCAGTTCGCTGTGGCCGTACCTGCGCGATCCGTTCTGGTGCACGGTGCTGACCATGACCCTGCACACCGCCGCCTACATCGCCGAGATCCTGCGCGGCGCCTTGCAGGCCATCCCGAAAGGCGAAATCGAGGCCGCCCGGGCGCTGGGCATGTCACGCGGCAAGGCGCTGGTCTACATCATGCTGCCGCGCGCTGCCCGCATCGGCCTGCCGGCCTACAGCAACGAAGTGATCCTGATGCTCAAGGCCAGCGCCCTGGCCAGCACCGTGACCCTGCTGGAACTGACCGGCATGGCCCGCACGATCATCGCCCGCACCTACCTGCCGGTGGAGATCTTCTTCGCCGCCGGGGTGTTCTACCTGCTGATCTCGTTCGTGCTGGTGCAAGGCTTCAAGCTGCTGGAGCGCTGGCTGCGCGTCGATGCCTGCCAAGGGCGCTGA
- a CDS encoding ATP-binding protein yields the protein MRLLRRLWPRTLFGQLLLIMISGTLLVQLVSSSIWFDVRFAQVFEAPVRLIAARSAPLIAQANCHTTPPRIPARYHLRCAESLPSPQADDPHSRHRIELLLNQALSYELGHALKARVLKLQLTDELGRPVLWRSLFGLRIAQAHLQFAVPLEDGHWLLVDGEELQGWSGESAWVLISDYLLRVYALRILAVLLVCLVAVRLCLRPLRRLADAALGLGRNLEQPPLPLEGPEEVRQAAQAFNAMQQRLIAMVNDKAYFLAAVSHDLRTPLTRMRLRLERLEDGEHKVRLQQNIAQMDAMIGQVLDYLHAGEQQNLQEVDLDRLVARVCADLASAEEPLPVQGSVGKVRVDALLMQRCLQNLLVNALRYGRQVTLRLDADSTHIRLHVEDRGPGIDPALLATVTDPFVRGETSRNHRSGGYGLGLSIAQRIAASHGGALHLENREGGGLVVTVTVAR from the coding sequence GTGCGCCTGCTGCGCCGGTTGTGGCCCCGCACCCTGTTCGGCCAACTGCTGCTGATCATGATCAGCGGCACGCTGCTGGTGCAGTTGGTGTCCAGCAGCATCTGGTTCGACGTGCGCTTCGCCCAGGTATTCGAAGCACCGGTGCGGCTGATCGCGGCGCGCAGCGCGCCGTTGATCGCCCAGGCCAATTGCCACACCACCCCACCCCGTATCCCTGCCCGCTATCACCTACGCTGCGCCGAATCGCTGCCCTCGCCACAGGCCGACGACCCGCACAGCCGCCACCGCATCGAACTGCTGCTCAATCAGGCCCTGAGCTACGAACTCGGTCACGCGCTCAAGGCGCGCGTGCTCAAGCTGCAGCTCACCGACGAACTGGGCCGACCGGTGCTGTGGCGCAGCCTGTTCGGCCTGCGCATCGCCCAGGCGCACTTGCAGTTCGCCGTACCGCTGGAGGACGGCCACTGGTTGCTGGTCGATGGCGAAGAGTTGCAGGGCTGGAGCGGTGAGTCGGCCTGGGTGCTGATCAGCGACTACCTGCTGCGGGTCTATGCCCTGCGCATTCTGGCCGTGCTGCTGGTGTGCCTGGTGGCGGTGCGCCTGTGCCTGCGCCCGCTGCGGCGCCTGGCCGACGCCGCGCTGGGCCTGGGCCGCAACCTCGAACAGCCGCCGTTGCCGCTGGAGGGCCCGGAGGAAGTGCGCCAGGCCGCCCAGGCGTTCAATGCCATGCAGCAGCGACTGATCGCCATGGTCAACGACAAGGCCTACTTCCTCGCCGCCGTGTCCCACGACTTGCGCACCCCGCTCACGCGCATGCGGCTGCGCCTGGAACGACTCGAGGACGGAGAGCACAAGGTACGGCTGCAGCAGAACATCGCGCAGATGGACGCGATGATCGGCCAGGTCCTCGATTACCTGCATGCCGGAGAGCAGCAGAACCTGCAAGAGGTCGATCTGGACCGGCTGGTGGCGCGGGTGTGCGCCGATTTGGCCAGCGCCGAGGAACCACTGCCGGTGCAGGGCAGTGTCGGCAAGGTGCGCGTCGATGCGTTGCTGATGCAGCGCTGCCTGCAGAACCTGCTGGTCAATGCGCTGCGCTATGGGCGCCAGGTGACGCTGCGACTGGACGCTGACTCGACACACATCCGCCTCCACGTCGAAGACCGCGGCCCCGGTATCGACCCGGCATTGCTAGCGACCGTCACCGACCCCTTCGTCCGTGGCGAGACCTCGCGCAACCACCGCTCCGGCGGCTACGGCCTGGGCCTGAGCATCGCCCAGCGCATCGCCGCCAGCCATGGCGGCGCGTTGCATCTGGAAAATCGGGAGGGCGGCGGACTGGTGGTGACGGTGACGGTGGCTCGGTGA
- a CDS encoding TonB-dependent siderophore receptor, translating to MNPLKLSSDCARSSRGGSRLSPLALCVAFSLCTSAYAADGQPIELSATSIEDSALPSADATGQLGYTVESTRSSTGLDLTPRQTPQSVTTITRQQMDDRDVHSIEQALETAPGISVSKMEVGGRTDFRARGYTITNWKLDGLQFPGGSDFSGSGNALNLDLYERIDIVRGANGLLGGTGDPSATVNLIRKAPTRTFGGSAYATYGSWDKRRLGADLNVPLSEDGRLRSRFVVTQQDANSFRDNESQRARAALANFEFDLDDATTLGAGYQYEYNKVVGGGWGANIPIWYGDGSKTHLPRSSNVVPSWSFGEYVTRTTFGSLQHRFDNDWTLDLKGAQSTTDALNHRGLAKVNSSGRGVYGGYWDQDGSGAVLNGLHSSSDTTQQSAQIDLSGPFQLLGRTHQAMVGYNDSRTVAWSPEYTCTLTSANRVSAPALGCQFRANNGFPLSNWLNGVDSDYNMLASQTGRHSKTTTRLQGMYAATRLSITDPLSVILGARVTDYSSTTRSVGGVRSNQQNNGIVTPYLGAVYDLNDTYSLYASYTDIFNPQTQETASGSKVEPIRGQSYETGLKAAWFDGRLNASAAYFRTKQENKAVTDGDLLTPTGATAYKAGSGQETDGIDLELAGALTENWNVYGGYTYLHFRRLDSDGRSDPSHLFKASTTYRLSGPLDRLTLGAGVTAQTNIRALSTPAGQPTNGVSRSATDVNWSGYAIWNAMAKYQVTDDTSVSLNADNLFDKRYYTRYGFYAGAIYGDPRSLSLTVSTNF from the coding sequence ATGAATCCCCTGAAACTTTCCAGCGATTGCGCACGCTCAAGCCGTGGCGGCAGTCGTCTCTCGCCGCTCGCCCTGTGCGTTGCCTTCAGCCTGTGCACCAGTGCTTACGCCGCCGACGGCCAGCCCATCGAACTGAGCGCGACCAGCATCGAGGACAGCGCGCTGCCCAGCGCCGACGCCACCGGGCAGCTTGGCTACACGGTCGAGAGCACACGCAGCTCCACCGGGCTCGATCTTACCCCACGCCAGACCCCGCAGTCGGTGACCACGATCACCCGTCAGCAAATGGACGACCGCGATGTGCACAGCATCGAGCAGGCGTTGGAGACGGCGCCGGGGATCAGCGTCAGCAAAATGGAAGTGGGCGGGCGTACCGACTTCCGCGCCCGTGGCTACACCATCACTAACTGGAAACTCGACGGCCTACAATTTCCGGGCGGCTCGGACTTCAGCGGCAGCGGTAACGCCCTGAACCTCGACTTGTACGAGCGCATCGACATCGTTCGCGGCGCCAACGGCCTGCTCGGCGGCACGGGCGACCCGTCGGCCACCGTGAACCTGATTCGCAAGGCCCCGACCCGCACCTTCGGTGGCAGCGCCTACGCCACCTACGGCAGTTGGGACAAACGGCGCTTGGGCGCCGACCTCAACGTTCCGCTGTCCGAAGACGGCCGCCTGCGCTCGCGCTTCGTGGTCACCCAACAAGACGCCAACTCGTTCCGCGACAACGAGTCCCAGCGCGCCCGCGCCGCCTTGGCCAACTTCGAGTTCGACCTGGATGACGCCACCACCCTCGGCGCCGGCTACCAGTACGAGTACAACAAGGTGGTCGGCGGCGGCTGGGGCGCGAACATCCCGATCTGGTACGGCGACGGCAGCAAGACCCACCTGCCACGCAGCAGCAACGTGGTGCCGAGCTGGAGCTTCGGCGAATACGTCACCCGCACCACCTTCGGCTCGCTGCAGCACCGCTTCGACAACGACTGGACCCTGGACCTCAAAGGCGCCCAGAGCACCACCGATGCGCTCAACCATCGCGGCCTGGCCAAGGTCAACTCATCGGGACGCGGGGTGTACGGCGGCTACTGGGACCAGGACGGCAGCGGCGCCGTGCTCAATGGTTTGCACAGCTCCAGCGACACCACCCAGCAATCGGCGCAGATCGACCTCTCCGGCCCGTTCCAACTGCTGGGCCGCACCCATCAGGCGATGGTCGGCTACAACGACAGCCGCACCGTGGCCTGGTCGCCGGAGTACACCTGCACCCTGACCAGCGCCAACCGCGTCAGCGCGCCGGCGCTGGGCTGTCAGTTCCGCGCCAACAACGGCTTCCCGCTGAGCAACTGGCTCAACGGCGTGGACAGCGACTACAACATGCTCGCCTCGCAAACCGGCCGCCACAGCAAGACCACTACGCGTTTGCAGGGCATGTACGCCGCCACCCGGCTGAGCATCACCGATCCGCTGTCGGTCATTCTCGGCGCCCGCGTGACCGACTATTCCTCGACCACACGCAGCGTCGGCGGCGTGCGCAGCAACCAGCAGAACAATGGCATCGTCACCCCCTACCTGGGCGCGGTGTACGACCTGAACGACACCTACTCGCTGTACGCCAGCTACACCGATATCTTCAATCCACAGACCCAGGAAACCGCCAGCGGTAGCAAGGTCGAGCCGATCCGTGGCCAGAGCTACGAAACCGGCCTGAAGGCCGCCTGGTTCGACGGTCGCCTCAACGCTTCGGCGGCGTACTTCCGCACCAAGCAGGAAAACAAGGCGGTCACCGACGGCGACCTGCTCACCCCGACCGGCGCCACGGCCTACAAGGCCGGCTCCGGCCAGGAAACCGACGGCATCGACCTGGAACTGGCCGGCGCCCTGACCGAAAACTGGAACGTCTACGGCGGCTACACCTACCTGCACTTCCGCCGCCTCGACAGCGACGGCCGCAGCGACCCGTCGCACCTGTTCAAGGCCTCCACCACCTATCGCCTGTCCGGCCCGCTGGACCGCCTGACCCTGGGCGCCGGCGTCACGGCGCAGACCAACATCCGCGCACTGTCCACCCCGGCGGGGCAGCCGACCAATGGCGTGAGCCGCAGCGCCACTGACGTGAACTGGTCGGGTTATGCGATCTGGAACGCCATGGCCAAGTATCAGGTGACCGACGACACCAGCGTCAGCCTCAATGCCGATAACCTGTTCGACAAGCGGTACTACACCCGCTACGGGTTCTATGCGGGGGCAATCTATGGGGATCCGCGGAGTTTGTCGTTGACGGTGAGTACGAATTTTTGA
- a CDS encoding methyltransferase, which produces MPQPTFLRPEQLSTRFQALDLFLRQHEHLWKPRPFTALHLPWESQHPELAQWLRTRTLDDAEAAQQHPERLPAPAPFPQLAHEAVQLSALGELPRSELHAPGHRLDVHVPGRKWQQIEAFGSHLSFGQPAQHWLDWCAGKGHLGRRLLQPGQHLTCLEYDPALVAAGQTLSDHHRLAAQHVQQDVLAPGSADHLHPDSSVVALHACGDLHVHLLQLASAQGCRQIAVAPCCYNRIQAPQYQPLSLAAQASPLHLGLDDLGLPLSETVTSGARARRQRDRSMARRLGFDLLQRQQRQTDDYLPTPSLPTAWLEKSFETYCRDLAALRDVPLTGNPDWTALQAAGWQRLAEVRNLEALRNLFRRPLELWLVLDRALFLQEQGYDVRLGIFCDYPLTPRNLLLLGERK; this is translated from the coding sequence ATGCCTCAGCCCACCTTCCTGCGCCCCGAACAACTGAGCACGCGCTTCCAGGCCCTGGACCTGTTCCTGCGCCAGCACGAACACCTCTGGAAACCCCGCCCGTTCACCGCCCTGCACTTGCCATGGGAATCCCAGCACCCCGAGCTGGCCCAGTGGCTGCGCACCCGCACCCTGGATGACGCCGAAGCCGCGCAGCAGCACCCCGAACGACTGCCCGCCCCAGCGCCCTTCCCGCAACTGGCCCACGAGGCCGTGCAGTTGTCCGCCCTCGGCGAGCTGCCGCGCAGCGAGCTGCACGCGCCCGGCCATCGCCTGGACGTCCACGTGCCCGGCCGTAAATGGCAGCAGATCGAAGCCTTCGGCAGCCACCTCAGCTTCGGTCAGCCCGCCCAGCACTGGCTCGACTGGTGCGCAGGCAAAGGCCACCTGGGCCGACGCCTGCTGCAACCCGGCCAGCACCTCACCTGCCTGGAGTACGATCCAGCGCTGGTGGCGGCGGGCCAGACGCTCAGCGATCACCACCGACTCGCGGCCCAGCATGTGCAGCAAGACGTACTGGCCCCCGGCAGCGCCGACCATCTGCACCCGGACAGCAGCGTCGTGGCCCTGCACGCCTGCGGCGACCTGCACGTGCACCTGCTGCAACTGGCCAGCGCCCAAGGCTGCCGCCAGATCGCCGTGGCCCCGTGCTGCTACAACCGCATCCAGGCACCGCAGTATCAACCGCTGTCCCTCGCCGCCCAGGCCTCCCCGCTGCACCTGGGCCTCGACGACCTCGGCCTGCCCCTGAGCGAAACCGTCACCTCCGGCGCCCGCGCCCGTCGCCAGCGCGACCGCTCCATGGCCCGGCGCCTGGGCTTCGACCTGTTGCAGCGTCAGCAACGCCAGACCGACGACTACCTGCCAACCCCCTCGTTGCCCACGGCCTGGCTGGAAAAATCCTTCGAAACCTACTGCCGCGACCTCGCCGCCCTGCGCGACGTGCCGCTGACCGGCAATCCCGACTGGACCGCCCTGCAAGCCGCAGGCTGGCAACGCCTGGCCGAAGTGCGCAACCTCGAAGCGCTGCGCAACCTGTTCCGCCGCCCACTGGAACTCTGGTTGGTGCTCGACCGCGCGTTGTTCCTGCAGGAACAAGGCTACGACGTCAGACTCGGCATCTTCTGCGACTACCCCCTGACGCCCCGCAATCTGCTCCTGTTAGGCGAACGAAAATAG
- a CDS encoding type II toxin-antitoxin system HipA family toxin: MSHAYIYMECPQTGQTVTLGKLTLSGRTGTFVYAPEIVDTKGWVPDPIRYPLSTRPIQVQKNGGVPGFIDDAMPDGWGERLLRRTQKGELTPIQLLLLSPNEDRAGNIMAGEARTPRPGTGERPMKMLEAKGLDHFIDICAAIYDSQLSAEQLEALRIRDQRSAVGGARPKRTYRFDHKLILAKPRDKFDHYDLPKFEYACMTFATTKGMNVARTALHQGVKGNTLIVERFDRKWSETDARFRRIPMMSGLTLLDAEWHAQRNDGWIYAALADELYRRGAPDSDRQELYRRMAYNALVGNSDDHPRNHAVIWQEGAWRLSPMYDVLPVLGEGPAQGLSMHVGINGPLLSRDNLLSQHKHFALTKDEAVALLDQVASWESELKEHYAKHLAGAELDAAVDATSSKRLLA; encoded by the coding sequence ATGTCGCACGCTTACATTTACATGGAGTGTCCGCAAACAGGTCAGACTGTGACGCTGGGTAAGCTGACCCTTTCTGGCCGCACGGGAACCTTCGTCTATGCGCCGGAGATCGTGGATACCAAGGGTTGGGTGCCTGATCCAATACGATATCCGCTCTCCACTCGACCCATTCAGGTACAAAAGAATGGCGGCGTTCCCGGGTTCATTGATGATGCGATGCCAGATGGCTGGGGAGAACGATTGCTGCGCCGCACCCAAAAGGGAGAACTCACTCCTATCCAGCTCCTGTTGTTATCTCCTAACGAAGATCGCGCCGGAAATATCATGGCTGGCGAAGCTCGCACACCGAGGCCGGGTACAGGCGAAAGGCCTATGAAAATGCTTGAAGCCAAAGGGCTCGACCACTTCATAGATATTTGCGCTGCGATCTATGACAGCCAGCTGAGCGCTGAGCAGTTGGAGGCTTTAAGAATACGGGATCAGCGCTCAGCTGTTGGTGGTGCCAGGCCCAAGCGCACATACCGCTTTGATCACAAGCTGATTCTTGCTAAGCCTCGCGATAAATTTGATCACTACGACCTGCCGAAATTTGAGTATGCCTGCATGACCTTTGCGACTACTAAGGGGATGAATGTCGCCCGAACTGCACTCCATCAAGGTGTAAAAGGCAACACGCTAATAGTGGAGCGATTTGACCGAAAATGGTCAGAGACTGATGCAAGGTTTCGGCGCATCCCAATGATGAGTGGCTTGACTCTTCTCGATGCCGAATGGCACGCGCAGCGCAACGACGGATGGATCTATGCGGCGCTCGCCGATGAGCTGTATCGCAGAGGCGCGCCAGACTCTGATAGGCAAGAGCTCTACAGGCGAATGGCCTACAACGCTCTAGTAGGGAACAGTGACGATCATCCTCGCAACCACGCTGTGATCTGGCAGGAAGGGGCTTGGCGCCTCTCGCCTATGTATGACGTTCTTCCCGTACTGGGAGAGGGGCCTGCACAAGGGCTGTCGATGCATGTTGGTATAAACGGTCCCCTTCTAAGTCGAGATAACCTGCTTAGTCAACATAAGCATTTCGCACTGACGAAAGATGAGGCGGTAGCCCTATTGGATCAGGTCGCTTCTTGGGAGTCGGAACTGAAGGAGCACTATGCAAAGCATTTGGCTGGGGCTGAGCTGGATGCGGCGGTGGACGCAACAAGCAGCAAGAGATTGCTGGCTTAG
- a CDS encoding response regulator, with protein MSTTLLVVDDDDEIRELLCDYLADAGYHVLAAADGERMREQLAQHKVELVVLDLMLPGEDGLSLCRYLHTQPGLAVIMLSAKGSTLDRIIGLEVGADDYLAKPFEPRELVARIKAVLRRPQRLDAPAEEQAQSLQRFAGFSLDHIKRLLTLPDGQTLNLPRSDYRVLRELLDANDRVVSRDHLTRSAFGRDHLPDDRSVDMCISRLRQQLRRGAEGSAQILTIRNEGYLLSIAQRPGV; from the coding sequence ATGAGCACGACCCTGCTGGTCGTCGACGACGACGACGAGATCCGCGAACTTCTCTGCGATTACCTGGCAGATGCCGGCTACCACGTGCTGGCTGCCGCCGACGGCGAGCGCATGCGCGAGCAACTGGCGCAACACAAGGTCGAGCTGGTGGTGCTCGACCTGATGCTGCCCGGCGAAGACGGCCTGAGCCTGTGCCGTTACCTGCACACCCAACCGGGCCTGGCGGTGATCATGCTCTCGGCCAAGGGCAGCACCCTGGACCGCATCATCGGCCTGGAAGTGGGCGCCGACGACTACCTGGCCAAGCCCTTCGAGCCGCGCGAGCTGGTGGCACGGATCAAGGCGGTGCTACGCCGCCCCCAGCGCCTGGACGCCCCTGCCGAAGAACAGGCCCAGTCCCTGCAGCGCTTCGCCGGCTTCAGCCTCGACCACATCAAGCGCCTGCTTACCCTCCCCGACGGCCAGACCCTGAACCTGCCCCGCTCCGACTACCGCGTGCTGCGCGAACTGCTGGACGCCAACGACCGTGTGGTGTCGCGCGACCACCTGACCCGCAGCGCCTTCGGCCGCGACCACCTGCCCGACGACCGCTCGGTGGACATGTGCATCAGCCGCCTGCGCCAGCAACTGCGCCGTGGTGCCGAGGGCAGCGCGCAGATCCTCACCATCCGCAACGAAGGCTACCTGCTCAGCATCGCCCAGAGGCCGGGCGTCTAA
- a CDS encoding ABC transporter substrate-binding protein yields the protein MQTYKKFLLAAAATLVMSANALAAEKLRMGIEAAYPPFNNKDASGNVVGFDKDIGDALCAKMKVECSVVTSNWDGIIPALNAKKFDFLVSSLSITDERKQAVDFTNPYYSNKLQFIAPKNVDFKTDKDSLKGKIIGTQRATLAGTWLEDTYGSDITIKLYDTQENAYLDLTSGRVDAILADKYVQYDWLKSPEGQNYEFKGEPVVDSDKIGIAVRKGDTKLRDELNKALAEIKADGTYKKINEKYFPFSIE from the coding sequence ATGCAGACCTACAAGAAATTTCTCCTGGCCGCGGCCGCCACGCTGGTGATGTCGGCCAACGCCCTGGCTGCGGAAAAACTGCGCATGGGTATCGAAGCGGCCTACCCGCCGTTCAACAATAAGGATGCCAGCGGCAACGTCGTCGGCTTCGACAAGGATATCGGCGACGCCCTGTGCGCCAAGATGAAGGTCGAATGCTCGGTCGTCACCTCCAACTGGGACGGCATCATCCCCGCCCTGAACGCCAAGAAGTTCGACTTCTTGGTGTCGTCGCTGTCGATCACCGACGAGCGCAAGCAGGCGGTGGACTTCACCAACCCGTACTACTCCAACAAGCTGCAGTTCATCGCGCCGAAGAACGTCGACTTCAAGACCGACAAAGACTCGCTCAAGGGCAAGATCATCGGCACCCAGCGCGCCACCCTGGCGGGCACCTGGCTGGAAGACACCTACGGCAGCGACATCACCATCAAGCTGTACGACACCCAGGAAAACGCCTACCTCGACCTGACCTCGGGCCGTGTCGACGCCATCCTCGCCGACAAGTACGTGCAGTACGACTGGCTGAAGAGCCCGGAAGGCCAGAACTACGAGTTCAAGGGCGAGCCGGTGGTCGACAGCGACAAGATCGGCATCGCCGTGCGCAAGGGCGATACCAAGCTGCGCGACGAGCTGAACAAGGCCCTGGCCGAAATCAAGGCCGACGGCACGTACAAGAAGATCAACGAAAAGTACTTCCCGTTCAGCATCGAATGA
- a CDS encoding helix-turn-helix domain-containing protein, which translates to MKDFFPVQSTSVLYRIGLLMKEARLRMGIRQADLAELAGISLRAIRHLEGGKAEGVSLRDFMLALFTVGISDRVFQALIDDPALDLNSLESNTTKRVKLPRSKAEDF; encoded by the coding sequence ATGAAAGACTTTTTCCCTGTTCAAAGCACCTCTGTGCTTTACCGTATAGGCCTTCTGATGAAGGAAGCTCGGTTGCGCATGGGGATACGGCAGGCTGACCTTGCAGAGCTAGCTGGAATTTCTCTCCGAGCTATTCGTCACCTCGAGGGGGGGAAGGCTGAAGGTGTTTCGTTGCGCGATTTCATGCTCGCGCTATTTACCGTGGGGATCTCTGACCGGGTTTTCCAAGCACTGATCGATGACCCTGCGCTTGATCTCAACTCTTTAGAAAGCAACACCACCAAGCGCGTAAAACTGCCGCGCAGCAAAGCGGAGGACTTCTAA
- a CDS encoding ABC transporter ATP-binding protein — MAQATPALEIRNLHKRYGDQEILKGISLTARDGDVISILGSSGSGKSTLLRCINLLENPHQGEILVAGEALKLKADKTGELIAADNRQINRLRSEIGFVFQNFNLWPHMSILDNIIEAPRRVLGQSKAEAVQAAEALLEKVGIFDKRHSYPAQLSGGQQQRAAIARTLAMQPKVILFDEPTSALDPEMVQEVLNVIRALAEEGRTMLLVTHEMNFARQVSSEVVFLHQGLVEEQGSPQQVFENPTSARCKQFMSSHR, encoded by the coding sequence ATGGCCCAGGCCACGCCCGCGCTGGAAATCCGCAACCTGCACAAACGCTACGGCGACCAGGAAATTCTCAAGGGCATTTCGCTGACCGCGCGCGATGGTGACGTGATCTCGATCCTCGGATCGTCCGGCTCCGGCAAGTCCACCCTGCTGCGCTGCATCAACCTGCTGGAGAACCCGCACCAGGGCGAAATCCTGGTGGCCGGCGAAGCGCTCAAGCTCAAGGCCGATAAAACCGGTGAGCTGATCGCCGCCGACAACCGGCAGATCAACCGTCTGCGCAGTGAAATCGGCTTCGTCTTCCAGAATTTCAACCTGTGGCCGCACATGTCGATCCTCGACAACATCATCGAGGCGCCACGCCGCGTGCTCGGCCAGAGCAAGGCCGAAGCCGTGCAGGCCGCCGAGGCGCTGCTGGAGAAGGTCGGCATCTTCGACAAGCGCCACAGCTACCCGGCGCAGCTGTCCGGTGGTCAGCAGCAGCGCGCCGCCATCGCCCGTACCCTGGCCATGCAGCCGAAGGTCATCCTGTTCGATGAGCCCACCTCGGCGCTCGATCCGGAAATGGTCCAGGAAGTGCTTAACGTTATCCGCGCACTGGCCGAAGAAGGCCGTACCATGCTGCTGGTAACGCACGAGATGAACTTTGCCCGCCAGGTGTCCAGCGAAGTGGTGTTTCTGCACCAGGGCCTGGTGGAAGAGCAGGGATCGCCGCAGCAGGTCTTCGAGAACCCGACCTCGGCGCGTTGCAAGCAATTCATGTCCAGCCACCGCTAA